From one Sediminitomix flava genomic stretch:
- the lpdA gene encoding dihydrolipoyl dehydrogenase, translating to MSAKYDLIVIGSGPGGYVAAIRASQLGMKVAIVEKENLGGICLNWGCIPTKALLKSAQVYNYVQHAKDYGVEVSGSNVDFDSMINRSRGVANGMSKGVEFLMKKNKIEKLMGFGKLVDKNKVEVKAEDGTATVYEAENVILATGGRAKQLPHIPIDGEKIIGYRQAMTLPKQPKKMVVMGSGAIGVEFAYFYNSIGTEVTVVEFLPTLVPNEDKDVAKELEKSFKKQGIKSMTNAAVTGVDTSGEGCVVTIKNNKNEKETVIECDVVLSAVGVETNLEGIGLEEVGVAHDRGKVLVNDYYQTNIPSVYAIGDIVHGPALAHVASHEGIICVEKMSGMTPEPMNYNNIPGCTYTYPEIASVGFTEEKAKEAGYDIKVGKFPFSASGKASASGAKEGFVKVIFDAKYGEWLGCHMIGMNVTEMIAEAVAARKLEATAHEIITAVHPHPTLSEAVMEAVAQAYDECIHL from the coding sequence ATGTCAGCTAAATACGATCTGATTGTCATTGGTAGTGGTCCTGGTGGTTACGTTGCAGCTATTCGTGCTTCACAACTAGGTATGAAAGTGGCTATCGTTGAGAAAGAAAACCTTGGTGGTATCTGTTTGAACTGGGGTTGTATTCCAACAAAAGCACTACTTAAATCGGCTCAAGTATACAACTATGTACAACATGCCAAAGACTATGGTGTGGAAGTAAGCGGATCGAACGTTGACTTTGACAGCATGATCAACCGTAGCCGTGGTGTAGCAAACGGTATGAGTAAAGGGGTTGAGTTTCTTATGAAGAAAAATAAGATTGAGAAACTTATGGGCTTCGGTAAACTTGTTGACAAAAACAAAGTTGAAGTAAAAGCGGAAGATGGCACTGCTACAGTTTATGAAGCAGAAAATGTAATCTTGGCTACTGGTGGTAGAGCGAAACAATTGCCACATATTCCTATCGACGGAGAAAAAATCATCGGTTACCGTCAAGCAATGACACTTCCAAAACAACCTAAGAAAATGGTTGTAATGGGTTCTGGTGCTATCGGTGTTGAGTTTGCTTATTTCTACAACTCAATCGGAACTGAGGTAACTGTTGTTGAATTCTTGCCAACACTTGTTCCAAACGAAGATAAAGACGTTGCTAAAGAACTTGAGAAATCATTCAAGAAGCAAGGCATCAAGTCAATGACAAACGCTGCTGTAACTGGCGTTGATACTTCTGGCGAAGGTTGTGTTGTTACAATTAAAAACAACAAAAACGAGAAAGAAACTGTAATCGAGTGTGACGTAGTTCTTTCTGCAGTTGGTGTTGAGACAAACCTTGAAGGAATTGGTCTTGAAGAAGTTGGTGTAGCACACGACAGAGGTAAAGTATTGGTAAATGATTATTACCAAACTAACATCCCTAGCGTTTATGCTATCGGAGATATCGTTCATGGTCCAGCTCTTGCACACGTTGCTTCTCACGAAGGAATTATCTGTGTAGAGAAAATGTCAGGTATGACTCCTGAGCCAATGAACTACAACAACATCCCTGGCTGTACTTACACTTACCCAGAGATTGCTTCTGTAGGTTTCACTGAAGAAAAAGCAAAAGAAGCTGGTTACGATATCAAAGTGGGTAAATTCCCATTCTCAGCATCAGGTAAGGCATCTGCTTCTGGCGCGAAAGAAGGTTTCGTAAAAGTAATCTTCGATGCAAAATACGGAGAGTGGTTAGGATGTCACATGATCGGTATGAACGTAACTGAAATGATTGCTGAAGCAGTTGCAGCTCGTAAACTAGAAGCTACTGCTCACGAAATCATCACGGCTGTTCACCCTCACCCAACTTTGTCTGAGGCAGTTATGGAAGCTGTTGCTCAAGCATATGATGAGTGTATTCACCTATAA
- the secA gene encoding preprotein translocase subunit SecA, whose protein sequence is MLDFVTKAFSKIFGTKSEKDLKEILPYIKQIHAEGDKLLQISDDELRAKTIEFKEVIKDHLKEIDGEIAQLKLQIDENPQMEIEEKEEIFGKIDKLEETHDSELEVVLLNIMPQAFAVVKETARRLTENKQLVVTANDHDKEMAAAKSNVTIDGDKAIWSNKWIAAGNEIEWNMIHYDVQLIGGIVLHKGMIAEMQTGEGKTLVSTLPSYLNALAGKGVHLVTVNDYLAVRDSEWNAPLFEFHGMRVDCIDKHQPHSQGRISAYKADITYGTNNEFGFDYLRDNMARSPEEQVQLKHHFAMVDEVDSVLIDDARTPLIISGPVPDGDKHEFNELKPLIDRLVSQQRQLAMSLLNDAKKQIKAGDKDNGGLALFRAYRALPKYKPLIKFLGEPGMLQLMQSTENIYMAENNKRMPEADEPLFFTIDEKRNSVDLTDKGIDHLTQNLSSSDKEFFILPDIGIEVDEIEKDENLSDEDKLQKKDELISNYSLKTQRIHSVNQLLKAYTLFEKDVDYILADNKVMIVDEQTGRVMDGRRYSDGLHQALEAKEGAKIEAATQTYATITLQNFFRMYHKLSGMTGTAETEAGEFWEIYKLDVVSIPTNRPIQRHDREDKVYKTVREKFNAVAQEIQELVAENRPVLVGTTSVENSEVLSRMLQMRKIPHQVLNAKQHAREADVVAQAGLPGQVTIATNMAGRGTDIKLSKEVKDSGGLAIIGTERHDSRRVDRQLRGRAGRQGDPGSSQFFVSLEDNLMRMFGSDRIAKVMDRMGLEEGEVIQHSMISKSIERAQKKVEENNFAMRKRLLEYDDVMNSQREVIYKRRNHALYGDRLTLDIMNNFYDVAFNISEVNQDNFDAFKLDVLKYLGLHTSIKEEEFTKLKVEQLSEKLYTEAYGNYKAKNQNIKNRVLPVFNQLKEDKGGIVANVAVPITDGRRFMQVNASLDKVIDSEGGELVQVLEQNIMLSVIDQEWKEHLRDMDELKQQVQNAVHEQKDPLLIYKFEGFQLFKGFLNTVNEEATSFLSKAQVAVADPSQVQQPQRPAPRQPEPKLQEQKAESQAVSGATAPRPQAPQSPDPRQMATNTPKAEVTKPIKSEKTYHRNDRVNVRYKDGTVKENVKFKTVEQDLELNNCVIIEG, encoded by the coding sequence ATGCTGGACTTTGTAACTAAAGCGTTCTCGAAGATTTTCGGAACCAAGTCAGAAAAAGATCTAAAGGAGATTCTTCCATATATCAAGCAGATTCATGCTGAGGGAGATAAGTTGTTGCAGATTTCTGATGACGAACTACGTGCTAAAACCATCGAGTTCAAAGAAGTCATCAAAGATCACCTTAAAGAAATTGATGGGGAAATCGCTCAGTTGAAATTACAGATTGACGAGAACCCTCAAATGGAAATTGAGGAGAAAGAAGAAATCTTCGGTAAAATTGATAAGCTTGAAGAGACACATGATAGCGAACTAGAAGTTGTTTTGCTAAACATCATGCCTCAAGCCTTCGCTGTTGTGAAAGAAACAGCTCGAAGATTGACTGAAAATAAGCAACTCGTTGTCACTGCCAACGACCACGATAAAGAAATGGCAGCCGCCAAATCAAATGTAACTATAGATGGCGACAAAGCGATCTGGAGTAACAAATGGATTGCTGCTGGAAACGAAATCGAGTGGAATATGATCCATTACGATGTACAGCTTATCGGTGGTATCGTATTGCACAAAGGTATGATTGCAGAGATGCAAACTGGTGAAGGTAAAACGCTTGTTTCTACCCTTCCTTCTTACCTAAATGCTTTGGCAGGAAAAGGTGTTCACCTAGTAACAGTCAACGATTATCTTGCTGTTCGTGACTCTGAGTGGAATGCTCCACTTTTCGAATTCCACGGAATGCGAGTTGATTGTATCGACAAACACCAACCACACTCTCAAGGTCGTATCTCGGCATACAAAGCAGATATTACTTACGGTACAAACAACGAATTTGGTTTCGATTACCTACGTGACAACATGGCACGTAGCCCAGAAGAGCAAGTTCAGTTGAAGCACCATTTCGCAATGGTCGATGAGGTCGATTCAGTTTTGATTGATGATGCTCGTACACCACTTATCATTTCGGGTCCTGTACCTGACGGTGATAAGCACGAATTCAATGAGTTAAAACCTTTGATCGATCGTTTGGTTAGCCAACAACGCCAATTGGCAATGAGCTTATTGAACGATGCGAAGAAACAAATCAAAGCAGGAGATAAAGACAATGGTGGTTTAGCCCTATTCAGAGCTTACCGTGCATTGCCAAAATATAAGCCGCTTATCAAATTCTTGGGTGAACCAGGAATGTTGCAATTGATGCAGAGCACCGAGAACATCTACATGGCAGAAAATAACAAACGTATGCCAGAAGCAGATGAGCCATTGTTCTTCACAATTGATGAAAAGCGTAACTCGGTTGATCTTACCGATAAAGGTATCGATCACCTAACGCAAAATCTTTCTAGCTCAGACAAAGAATTCTTTATCCTTCCAGATATCGGAATTGAAGTAGATGAGATTGAGAAAGATGAAAACCTTTCTGATGAGGATAAATTGCAGAAAAAAGATGAGTTGATCAGCAACTATTCTTTGAAAACGCAACGTATCCACTCAGTAAACCAATTGCTGAAAGCTTACACCTTGTTCGAAAAAGACGTTGACTACATCCTTGCGGATAATAAAGTCATGATCGTTGATGAGCAAACAGGTCGTGTAATGGACGGAAGACGTTATTCTGATGGTCTTCACCAAGCATTGGAAGCAAAAGAAGGTGCGAAAATTGAAGCGGCTACTCAAACTTACGCTACAATTACGCTTCAGAACTTCTTCCGTATGTACCACAAACTTTCGGGTATGACTGGTACAGCCGAAACAGAAGCAGGAGAATTCTGGGAAATCTACAAACTAGATGTAGTTTCTATCCCTACAAACCGTCCGATCCAACGTCATGACAGAGAAGATAAGGTTTATAAAACTGTACGTGAGAAATTCAACGCTGTAGCTCAAGAAATTCAAGAGCTTGTCGCTGAGAATCGTCCGGTACTTGTGGGTACAACTTCAGTTGAAAACTCAGAGGTATTGAGCCGTATGCTTCAAATGCGTAAGATTCCTCACCAAGTCTTGAATGCCAAACAACACGCTCGTGAAGCAGATGTAGTTGCACAAGCTGGTCTTCCTGGTCAAGTAACGATCGCTACCAACATGGCTGGTCGTGGTACTGATATTAAACTTAGTAAAGAAGTTAAAGACTCTGGTGGTCTTGCAATTATCGGTACTGAACGTCACGATTCTCGTCGTGTTGACCGTCAGCTAAGAGGTCGTGCAGGTCGTCAAGGAGATCCGGGTAGTTCACAATTCTTCGTTTCTTTGGAAGATAACTTGATGCGTATGTTCGGTTCTGACCGTATCGCAAAAGTAATGGACCGTATGGGACTTGAAGAAGGTGAAGTAATTCAGCACTCAATGATCTCTAAGTCGATTGAAAGAGCACAGAAAAAAGTAGAAGAAAATAACTTCGCAATGCGTAAGCGTCTTCTTGAATATGATGACGTAATGAACTCGCAACGTGAAGTAATCTATAAGCGAAGAAATCACGCACTTTACGGTGATCGTCTGACACTTGATATCATGAACAACTTCTACGATGTTGCCTTCAACATCTCAGAAGTAAACCAAGATAACTTCGATGCATTCAAACTAGATGTATTGAAATACTTGGGACTTCACACAAGTATCAAGGAAGAAGAATTCACGAAGTTGAAAGTAGAGCAACTAAGCGAAAAGCTTTATACTGAGGCTTACGGAAACTATAAGGCGAAAAACCAAAACATTAAGAATCGTGTCCTTCCTGTCTTCAACCAATTGAAAGAAGATAAAGGTGGTATCGTTGCTAATGTAGCTGTTCCTATTACTGACGGAAGACGCTTCATGCAAGTGAATGCTTCTCTTGATAAAGTAATTGATTCTGAAGGTGGAGAATTGGTACAAGTACTAGAGCAAAACATCATGCTTTCAGTAATTGACCAAGAGTGGAAAGAGCACTTAAGAGATATGGACGAGTTGAAACAACAAGTTCAGAATGCAGTCCACGAACAAAAAGATCCATTATTGATCTACAAGTTCGAAGGATTCCAACTCTTCAAAGGTTTCTTGAACACTGTAAATGAGGAAGCAACTTCATTCTTGTCAAAAGCACAAGTAGCTGTTGCAGACCCATCGCAGGTTCAACAACCACAAAGACCAGCACCTCGTCAGCCTGAGCCAAAATTGCAAGAGCAAAAAGCGGAATCTCAAGCAGTGAGTGGAGCTACAGCGCCTCGTCCACAGGCTCCTCAAAGTCCAGATCCTCGTCAGATGGCAACAAACACTCCTAAAGCAGAAGTGACTAAGCCAATCAAGTCTGAGAAAACATATCACAGAAATGACCGAGTAAATGTTCGTTACAAAGACGGAACGGTTAAAGAAAATGTGAAATTCAAGACTGTAGAACAGGACTTGGAACTGAATAATTGTGTTATCATTGAAGGATAA
- a CDS encoding SPOR domain-containing protein: MKKTFILTAAILMAFVSCKTSKTASTSFDADLSAYRSEIVAASATKEEEKPEEEATEPVNSSDIPEGEMHEQIESMIGQMAQRNYSKVEGYRILIYSTTSRSMANKAYNKAKAIYHEPVYFNYEQPNYKISLGDYYSKRLAHEKLSMLKADYPKAIIVRDYIKVSEYSVLNLTPDTLRITPEEYEKLLLEDIEEENLPEVTPESE; the protein is encoded by the coding sequence ATGAAAAAGACTTTTATCCTAACTGCTGCTATCCTGATGGCATTTGTAAGTTGTAAAACTTCCAAAACAGCTTCAACAAGTTTCGATGCCGATCTTTCAGCTTATCGTTCTGAAATTGTAGCAGCTTCAGCCACAAAAGAAGAAGAGAAGCCTGAAGAAGAAGCTACGGAACCTGTAAACAGTTCTGATATTCCTGAAGGAGAAATGCACGAACAGATAGAGTCTATGATTGGTCAGATGGCTCAAAGAAATTACAGCAAAGTAGAAGGCTACCGTATTTTGATTTACTCTACAACAAGTCGTTCTATGGCAAATAAAGCCTACAACAAAGCGAAAGCCATTTATCATGAACCTGTTTATTTCAACTACGAACAACCGAACTACAAGATTTCTTTAGGTGATTATTACTCAAAAAGACTCGCTCATGAGAAATTGAGTATGCTAAAAGCTGATTATCCAAAAGCGATCATTGTAAGAGATTACATTAAAGTAAGTGAGTATTCGGTACTAAACCTTACTCCAGATACACTTCGCATTACTCCAGAAGAATATGAAAAATTACTTCTAGAAGATATCGAAGAAGAGAATTTACCAGAAGTGACTCCAGAATCGGAGTAA
- a CDS encoding glycosyltransferase family 4 protein, translating into MGKTLVITSYKYMPPTNGGHKVCFDLCEKLSEVEEIVAVSSDNNELTEELTYPFYGLFKDEKWKYIDPRFAYRLWDICKKENVTTIFLQQPYMMPFVWAVGKLLGIRTLLYAHNLEYKRWETIGKWWSPLMYFWEKVMFQLADHSLFISESEMEEGEQVFQLKPSEVTFLPHMIDQESSPMKDELAKKELKMSLGLSEDTFLLLYYAAFSYQPNAEGLAFVQNELLPYMERNADFPFHIIVCGGGVEGELKTSSSSYYQYLGFVDDLQKHILGADVVLNPIYSGGGVKTKAIEAIGLGKTVVSFATGAEGIAVADCGEKLLISKDNQVEEFYQNLIRVKTQGDLPTPKTFYDRYYWKNVIKTLQGVVKK; encoded by the coding sequence ATGGGAAAAACGCTAGTCATTACTTCTTACAAGTATATGCCACCAACAAACGGAGGACACAAGGTTTGTTTTGACCTTTGTGAGAAGCTTTCCGAAGTTGAGGAAATTGTAGCTGTGAGTTCAGATAATAATGAACTTACAGAGGAGCTTACCTATCCATTTTATGGACTTTTTAAAGATGAAAAGTGGAAGTACATCGATCCTCGTTTTGCTTACCGTTTGTGGGATATTTGTAAAAAGGAAAATGTAACGACTATCTTTTTGCAGCAGCCTTATATGATGCCTTTCGTATGGGCTGTAGGAAAACTGTTAGGGATTAGAACCTTGCTTTATGCACATAATTTGGAGTATAAGCGTTGGGAAACGATAGGGAAATGGTGGAGTCCATTGATGTATTTTTGGGAAAAAGTAATGTTCCAATTGGCTGATCATTCTTTGTTTATTTCAGAAAGTGAAATGGAAGAAGGAGAACAAGTTTTTCAGCTCAAACCTTCTGAAGTTACTTTTCTGCCTCATATGATAGACCAAGAAAGTAGTCCAATGAAAGATGAATTGGCTAAAAAGGAATTGAAAATGTCTTTAGGATTATCCGAAGATACTTTCTTGCTACTTTATTATGCGGCATTCAGCTATCAGCCCAATGCTGAAGGATTGGCATTTGTCCAAAATGAATTACTTCCTTATATGGAGAGAAATGCCGATTTCCCTTTTCATATCATTGTTTGTGGAGGAGGTGTAGAAGGTGAATTGAAGACTTCTTCGTCATCGTATTATCAGTATTTAGGTTTTGTGGATGACTTACAAAAACATATTCTTGGTGCAGATGTGGTATTGAATCCTATCTATTCTGGTGGAGGAGTAAAAACCAAGGCTATCGAGGCTATTGGTTTAGGAAAAACTGTGGTTTCGTTTGCTACAGGAGCAGAAGGAATAGCAGTAGCAGACTGTGGAGAAAAGCTGTTGATTAGTAAGGATAACCAAGTAGAGGAATTTTATCAGAATCTGATAAGGGTAAAAACGCAAGGAGATTTACCAACTCCAAAAACTTTCTACGATCGGTATTATTGGAAGAATGTGATTAAAACTTTGCAAGGAGTGGTAAAAAAGTAA
- a CDS encoding glycosyltransferase yields MKIACLSTFYPFRGGIAQFNANMYRVLEQQGHELKAFTFSRQYPDFLFPGQTQYVTEADVADPIESIPCLDTINPISYLTTAKKIKEWQPDILLMKYWMSFFGPSQGTVAKLMGPNTKVITVLDNVIPHEKRFIDTPFTSYFMKQNDGFVVMSKQVEKDMLHFQPNAIYNYHPHPLYDHFPAPIDREKACQELGLDPNKKTILFFGFIRNYKGLDLMIDAFNQLDDSYELVIAGESYGDFSAYQSQIDNSPLKANIKTHVRYIDDHEVPIFFSAANVCLLPYKSATQSGISTIALHYELPMIATDVGGLGEYILDGETGFMVEKPEVNLIAEKIKQYFTEDREQDFRENHKKFKENFSWTSLAKSIEDLVGKL; encoded by the coding sequence ATGAAAATAGCATGTTTATCCACTTTTTATCCTTTCAGAGGAGGAATCGCACAGTTTAATGCCAATATGTATAGGGTGTTGGAGCAACAAGGGCATGAGCTAAAAGCTTTTACCTTTTCCAGACAATACCCGGATTTTTTGTTTCCGGGGCAAACGCAGTATGTCACTGAGGCAGATGTTGCTGACCCGATTGAAAGTATTCCATGCTTGGATACGATTAATCCGATCAGTTATTTGACGACCGCGAAGAAAATAAAAGAATGGCAACCCGATATTTTACTCATGAAATATTGGATGTCTTTTTTCGGACCTTCGCAAGGAACAGTGGCTAAGCTGATGGGACCAAATACAAAAGTGATTACGGTACTAGACAATGTGATTCCGCACGAAAAACGCTTTATAGATACGCCATTTACTTCTTATTTTATGAAGCAGAATGACGGATTTGTGGTGATGAGTAAGCAAGTGGAAAAGGATATGCTACACTTTCAGCCCAATGCGATTTACAACTACCACCCGCATCCGCTGTATGATCATTTTCCAGCACCAATTGATAGAGAAAAGGCTTGTCAAGAGTTGGGTTTAGACCCGAATAAGAAAACAATTCTTTTCTTTGGGTTTATCCGAAATTACAAAGGGCTAGATCTTATGATTGATGCTTTTAACCAATTGGATGATTCTTATGAGTTGGTCATTGCAGGAGAAAGCTATGGTGATTTTTCGGCTTATCAATCACAGATCGATAACTCGCCACTGAAAGCAAATATCAAAACACATGTACGTTATATAGATGACCATGAAGTGCCGATTTTCTTTTCGGCAGCCAATGTATGTCTACTTCCGTATAAGTCTGCTACGCAAAGTGGGATATCTACAATTGCACTTCATTATGAATTACCAATGATTGCGACAGATGTAGGTGGTTTAGGTGAATATATCTTGGATGGAGAAACAGGATTTATGGTAGAAAAGCCCGAAGTAAACCTTATCGCAGAGAAGATCAAACAATATTTTACAGAAGACCGAGAGCAGGACTTCCGAGAAAATCATAAGAAGTTTAAGGAAAACTTTTCTTGGACAAGTTTGGCGAAGTCTATTGAGGATTTGGTAGGTAAGCTTTAG
- a CDS encoding glycosyltransferase family 9 protein yields the protein MELTDIKFDCIHFKGAYPCKPNKTHNRVCLNCEDYQPISKRILIIKLGAIGDVIRTTPLLIRYRELYPNAHITWLTLSPAVLPKDWIDEILTPDATAYFRLQNMAFDIAINLDKEHEACALLAKVEAKEKYGFIWKDNHIDVATEKATHKLMTGLDDQLSQDNERNYLDEIFEICHQEFRQEPYLLNINEELSMKWNSLKEQAEGKKIVGLNTGCGARWQTRLWTDENWIAFAKLLKEKGYYPVLLGGKQEDEKNRFYSEQADVFYPGHFSLEEFIALTANCDIIVTQVSMMMHIATGLKKKMVLFNNIFNKYEFELYGRGVIVEPQSGCDCFYGNSCSRERRCMHDLSVEQAMTALEDLN from the coding sequence ATGGAGTTGACTGATATTAAATTTGATTGTATACATTTTAAGGGAGCGTACCCTTGTAAGCCAAATAAAACGCATAATCGTGTTTGTCTGAATTGTGAGGATTATCAGCCGATATCTAAAAGAATCTTGATTATCAAGCTTGGTGCAATAGGAGATGTGATCCGTACTACACCTTTGCTCATTAGGTATCGAGAACTTTATCCGAATGCTCATATTACTTGGCTAACACTTTCTCCAGCTGTATTGCCTAAAGATTGGATTGACGAAATACTTACTCCAGATGCTACGGCTTATTTCAGACTTCAAAATATGGCTTTTGACATTGCTATAAACCTCGATAAAGAACATGAGGCTTGTGCTTTATTGGCAAAAGTAGAAGCGAAAGAGAAATATGGCTTTATCTGGAAAGATAATCACATAGATGTAGCGACTGAGAAAGCTACTCATAAACTTATGACAGGTTTAGATGATCAGCTTTCTCAAGACAACGAGCGTAATTACCTCGATGAAATCTTCGAGATTTGTCATCAAGAATTTAGACAAGAGCCTTATTTATTGAATATCAATGAGGAGCTTTCTATGAAGTGGAATAGCTTGAAAGAGCAAGCAGAAGGAAAGAAAATTGTTGGTCTGAATACAGGTTGTGGTGCAAGATGGCAAACAAGACTTTGGACAGATGAAAATTGGATAGCATTCGCTAAACTTCTAAAAGAAAAAGGGTATTACCCTGTACTTTTGGGAGGAAAGCAAGAAGATGAAAAGAACCGTTTTTATAGTGAACAAGCAGATGTATTCTATCCTGGACATTTTTCTCTAGAAGAATTCATTGCACTGACAGCTAATTGTGATATCATCGTGACACAGGTATCTATGATGATGCACATTGCTACAGGCTTGAAAAAGAAAATGGTTCTTTTCAATAACATCTTCAATAAGTATGAATTTGAGTTGTACGGAAGAGGTGTGATTGTAGAACCACAATCGGGTTGTGATTGCTTCTATGGGAATAGCTGTTCGAGAGAGCGACGTTGTATGCACGACCTTTCGGTGGAACAGGCTATGACTGCTTTGGAAGACTTGAATTAA